A genomic segment from Nodularia sphaerocarpa UHCC 0038 encodes:
- a CDS encoding TMEM14 family protein has translation MISYIQANSQVSLFSGIISGLLLIFAAYFQIQGQGWALILAVFVPLTLVIFLALR, from the coding sequence ATGATCAGCTACATTCAAGCTAATAGTCAAGTTTCGCTTTTTAGTGGTATTATTAGTGGTTTATTACTAATTTTTGCTGCTTACTTTCAAATCCAAGGTCAAGGCTGGGCTTTGATTTTAGCAGTTTTTGTTCCCCTAACTTTAGTAATTTTCTTGGCATTGAGATGA
- a CDS encoding ATP-binding protein, translating to MNNPAMPKATSSSYSHSHVQFLQCQAASLLLYQSVMSSEAGIAFLDLLQAIRYTDADARSCLKAYGSYFYALTARYQNWEDYLITQILISENPFSRLAQQQDFENLPRALVAAVEHDLQVLQNLYECSSASLSEWVQTVAHLPISPIVWYKEPNISIETKLILFLKKLDNWADAVEELAAYYRQFGTGLFAEYHALRWQESKFVGIKHPDPIKLNTLVGYESQQEILIKNTEFLLSGEVALHVLLYGSRGSGKSSVVKALLNEYSHRHLRLLEVAKSDLQDLPKIVEQLRGVPQKFIIFVDDLSFEEDDDAFKALKVVLEGNLTARPQNVVVYATSNRRHLIREYFADRPTPKDNNEIHAWDTMQEKLSFSDRFGLTLTFEPADQKTYVKIVQHLAAQAKININPEDLEYQALQWATRHNGRSGRTARQFIDFIKADLALSQTNLVQPLKIYDKPVL from the coding sequence ATGAATAATCCAGCGATGCCAAAAGCAACTAGTTCATCCTATAGCCATAGCCACGTTCAATTCCTCCAATGTCAAGCAGCATCACTTTTACTCTACCAATCTGTGATGTCAAGCGAAGCCGGGATCGCATTCCTTGACCTGTTGCAAGCTATACGATACACTGATGCCGATGCACGGAGTTGCCTCAAAGCCTATGGCAGTTATTTTTATGCCTTAACTGCTAGATATCAAAATTGGGAGGACTACCTAATTACTCAAATTCTGATTTCTGAGAATCCTTTTAGTAGGCTGGCTCAACAGCAAGATTTTGAGAATTTACCCCGTGCTTTAGTAGCCGCAGTTGAGCATGATTTACAGGTGTTGCAGAATCTTTATGAATGTAGCAGCGCTTCTTTGAGCGAGTGGGTGCAAACTGTAGCCCATTTGCCGATTTCACCTATTGTCTGGTACAAAGAACCAAATATCAGCATAGAGACAAAATTAATCCTGTTCCTCAAAAAGTTAGATAATTGGGCTGACGCTGTAGAAGAGTTAGCAGCTTATTATCGCCAGTTCGGTACGGGCTTATTTGCAGAATATCACGCTTTGCGCTGGCAAGAAAGTAAATTTGTGGGCATTAAACATCCTGATCCCATCAAGCTGAATACTCTCGTGGGTTACGAGTCTCAACAAGAAATTTTAATCAAAAATACAGAATTTTTATTATCAGGAGAAGTAGCACTGCACGTACTACTTTACGGTAGTCGGGGATCGGGAAAATCTTCTGTAGTAAAAGCTTTGTTAAATGAGTATAGCCATCGCCATCTCCGCTTGCTGGAAGTCGCCAAATCTGACTTGCAGGATTTACCAAAAATTGTCGAACAGTTGCGGGGAGTACCACAAAAATTTATTATCTTTGTTGATGACCTTTCCTTTGAAGAAGATGATGATGCTTTTAAAGCACTGAAGGTAGTTTTAGAAGGAAATTTAACTGCACGTCCCCAAAATGTCGTTGTTTATGCTACTTCCAATCGCCGCCACTTGATTCGCGAGTATTTCGCAGATCGACCAACGCCTAAAGATAACAATGAAATCCATGCTTGGGATACAATGCAGGAAAAGCTTTCATTTAGCGATCGCTTTGGACTCACTCTCACCTTTGAACCAGCAGATCAGAAAACTTATGTAAAAATTGTCCAACATCTAGCAGCCCAAGCCAAAATTAATATTAACCCAGAAGATTTAGAATATCAAGCATTACAATGGGCAACACGCCATAATGGTCGTTCTGGACGTACAGCCCGGCAGTTTATTGATTTTATTAAAGCCGATTTAGCATTATCTCAAACCAACTTAGTACAACCATTGAAAATCTATGACAAGCCTGTTCTATAA